From Spiroplasma endosymbiont of Amphimallon solstitiale:
ATTGAAAATGAAATACTAACAAAATATAATAATCAAAAAAAAGTACTTTACTTATCTTCTGAAGAATTTGGCCGTATGGTACCAGAAATTATTAAACAAAATATTAATGATATTGAAAAATTTAAAGATTCATTTAATCAATACGATGTTCTTCTCGTTGATGATATTCAATTTTTAGCTAATCGTAGTAAAACAAATGAAATATTTTTTCATATATTTAATAGCTTTGTTAACAAACAAAAACAAATTGTTATTACATCAGATAAACATCCTGATGATTTATATGGTTTTGAAGAAAGAAATGTTTCAAGATTTCAAAGTGGTTTAAGTGTTGGTATTGATTCACCAGATTTTGAAACTTCATTAATTATTTTAAAAGAAAAAATTAAGTCTTTAAATTATGATCCAAGCATTTTTACTGAAGAATCTTTAAGTTTTATTGCTTTAAATTTTAATAGTGATGTTAGAAAATTGGAAGGAGCATTAAATAGATTAATTTTTTACAGCATTTTATATATAAAGCCTAATCATTTAATAGTGCTTGAAGACGTTATGAAAGCTTTTAAAACATCAAATACTTCATTAAAAGAAAAACTAACTATTAAAAAAATTAAAACAATTGTATCTGAATATTATAATATTCCAATCAAATTATTGATTAGTACTTCTAGAGTTAAAACAATAACAATAGCACGCCATGTAGCAATGTATTTAATAAAAACACTTTTAAATGAATCATATACAAAAATTGGTTCTGAATTTGGAGGTAAAGATCATACAACAGTAATGAATGCTTATAACAAAATTAAAAAAAATATTGAAACTAATTATGAATTTAAAAAAAATATTGAAAGATTATCACGTGAATGTTTAAAACACAATTAATCCACTATTTTAATCATAAATTATTAACATATAAAATCCTAATTTTTTACTGATTTTATAATTTAAAATTAGTTATTCACATTAATCCACATTATAATATTATTAATAATTAAATAAATAATAGTAATTAATATATATAATATATAATTAATTATTAATGTTTAAAAATGGGAGATATTTATGAAAATCGAAATCAAAAGTTCTATATTATTCAAAATAATAAAAAAAATAATAAAAATAACAATTTCTAATAACAATTACGAAGAATTATCTTGTTTTTTATTAGAAGTTGAAAAAGAAAAAATAATTTTAACCGCATCTAATGGTAATTTATCATTAAAATATGAACTAAATAATAATGAAAAATATTTAAAAATATTAAATATTGGTTCAGTATTAATTAATACTAAAATTATTTATGATATTTTTAGTAAATTAGAAGATGAATGAATTTTATTTGAACTTAAAATTAATAACTTAATTATTAGTAATTTTAAAAATGATAATAATGATTTTATCTTCAAATTAAGTACGTTGACAATTGAAAAATTTCCAAAAATTAACTTTAATAAAAATATTAAAAATAAAGTATCTTTTAATAAAAGTTTGTTGCAAAATATAAATGAACAAATTGCTTTTGCAACAAATACAAACAATAATAAACCAGCATTAAGTGGAATTAATTTTAAATTTAATGATCAAAAGTTATTTGTTACAGCAACTGATGGATATTGTTTAGCAAAAAAGTGATTTTCTTTTGAAGAAAAATTAGAATTTAATAATAAAGAATTTAATATTCCAGTTCATTTATTAAATGAAATTGATAAAATTACTAGTGATTTAAATTCAAATATAAATTTTTATTTTGAAAATGATTATAATTTAATTATTGAAATTGAAAATTTTTTATTTCAAACACGAATGATTGAAGGTACTTATCCAAATACGGATGATATTATTAAAAATATTATAGAAAAAGAAAAAAATATTATTGAAATTAATAACGTTAGAGAATTTTTAAAAATTATTGAATTATCAATAATTTTAGCAAAAAAAGATACTTCACCTATGATTCAATTTTGAATCAATGTGGAAAAAAATGATTTTAAAATTAATTGTTTATCTAATAATGATAGTATAGGTGAAGTAATTGAACAATTTAAAAAATTTCATATTGTAAAATCTAAAAGTTTAAAAGAAGAAATAAAAGTAGTTTTTAATTCAAAATTAATTATTAATGCTTTAAAATCTTTTAATAAATGTAAAAAAGTAAATTTGAAAATTTCTTGACCAAAAAATTATACAATTATTGATAGTGAAGAAGAAACTG
This genomic window contains:
- the dnaN gene encoding DNA polymerase III subunit beta, producing the protein MKIEIKSSILFKIIKKIIKITISNNNYEELSCFLLEVEKEKIILTASNGNLSLKYELNNNEKYLKILNIGSVLINTKIIYDIFSKLEDEWILFELKINNLIISNFKNDNNDFIFKLSTLTIEKFPKINFNKNIKNKVSFNKSLLQNINEQIAFATNTNNNKPALSGINFKFNDQKLFVTATDGYCLAKKWFSFEEKLEFNNKEFNIPVHLLNEIDKITSDLNSNINFYFENDYNLIIEIENFLFQTRMIEGTYPNTDDIIKNIIEKEKNIIEINNVREFLKIIELSIILAKKDTSPMIQFWINVEKNDFKINCLSNNDSIGEVIEQFKKFHIVKSKSLKEEIKVVFNSKLIINALKSFNKCKKVNLKISWPKNYTIIDSEEETGLLQLVLPIGEK